The proteins below come from a single Papaver somniferum cultivar HN1 chromosome 11, ASM357369v1, whole genome shotgun sequence genomic window:
- the LOC113322582 gene encoding uncharacterized protein LOC113322582: MKKFFRVEDLDSGGSKSEELGKVGLRSGRQLMRRSNMIAKQVIGIESAISLGFVSQLWVDTTSWVVLVVEARPSLLSGEIERFYLEEVCQVGDVILVEDESVMETGLQMIGLETLVGYNVITESRRSIGKVRGYTFNINSGSLELLELDSFGISVIPSSLVSTYALFVEDVIEVMSDTVVVHEEAASRLQRLTKGFWDTPNVETYNDEFDEFPDYEKRPARSDSIRSNRKSLRNKRSPSRRRPPEDELDLPMDYL; encoded by the exons ATGAAGAAATTCTTCAGGGTTGAAGATTTGGATAGTGGTGGTTCGAAATCTGAAGAGTTGGGGAAAGTGggtttaagaagtggaagacaaTTGATGAGAAGATCAAATATGATTGCCAAACAAGTCATTGGCATTGAATCTGCTATTAGTTTGGGATTTGTTTCTCAACTTTGGGTTGATACCACCTCA TGGGTGGTGCTTGTGGTAGAGGCGAGGCCAAGCCTACTTTCCGGGGAAATTGAAAGGTTTTATTTGGAGGAGGTCTGCCAG GTTGGGGATGTCATTCTCGTCGAGGATGAGAGCGTAATGGAGACTGGACTTCAAATGATTGGTTTGGAAACCTTG GTAGGATATAATGTCATAACTGAAAGTCGGCGGAGTATTGGGAAG GTCCGGGGGTATACTTTTAATATCAATTCAGGATCTCTGGAGTTGCTGGAACTTGATTCGTTTGGGATATCTGTTATTCCGTCAAGTTTG GTTAGTACATATGCTCTGTTTGTTGAGGACGTGATCGAAGTCATGTCTGACACAGTGGTGGTGCACGAAGAGGCTGCCTCCCGTTTGCAGAGACTGACAAAG GGTTTCTGGGATACTCCAAATGTGGAAACCTACAACGATGAGTTTGACGAATTTCCTGACTATGAAAAACGACCTGCTCGATCAGATAGCATACGAAGCAACCGTAAAAGCCTCCGTAACAAAAGATCTCCATCGAGAAGAAGACCACCGGAAGACGAATTGGACCTACCAATGGATTATTTATGA
- the LOC113322581 gene encoding methylesterase 17-like: MTKMASTLHFVLVHGVGGGSWCWYKIRCLMENSGYKVSCIDLKSGGIDSSDPNKVLTFEDYNQPLIDFFSSIPDHDKIILVGHSAGGLSLTHAILKFGKKIHLAIFIAATMLRLGFWTEQDVKDGVPDLSEFGDVEDVTFGNGPNEPPTSIVIKKEFQRKLSYHMSPLEDSTLASMLLKPGPIRALQGAQFKETCHDNDIDKVTRVYIKTLNDRIVKPEQQDAMIKKWAPADVYVLESDHSPMFSTPFLLFGMLIKAVASTQIKLDLLDQRPLSEL, encoded by the exons atgACTAAAATGGCCTCAACACTGCACTTCGTTTTGGTTCATGGAGTAGGAGGAGGAAGCTGGTGCTGGTATAAAATCAGGTGTTTAATGGAGAATTCAGGTTATAAAGTTTCATGTATTGATCTTAAAAGTGGTGGTATTGATTCTTCTGATCCTAACAAAGTTCTTACATTTGAAGATTATAATCAACCTCTCATTGATTTCTTCTCTTCCATACCTGATCATGACAAG ATAATTCTGGTTGGACATAGTGCGGGAGGATTGAGTTTGACTCATGCGATTCTAAAGTTTGGGAAGAAAATTCATCTGGCGATTTTCATTGCAGCTACCATGTTGCGGTTAGGGTTCTGGACAGAGCAAGATGTTAAAGAT GGTGTACCAGATTTATCTGAATTTGGCGACGTCGAGGACGTAACTTTCGGTAATGGACCTAACGAGCCACCAACCAGTATAGTTATCAAGAAGGAATTTCAACGAAAGCTCTCATACCACATGAGTCCTTTGGAG GATTCAACTCTTGCGTCAATGCTGTTAAAACCAGGACCGATTCGAGCATTACAAGGAGCACAGTTCAAAGAAACATGCCATGATAATGATATTGACAAAGTCACTCGTGTGTACATCAAGACACTGAATGATCGAATTGTAAAGCCGGAACAACAAGATGCGATGATTAAGAAGTGGGCACCAGCTGATGTTTATGTTCTGGAGAGTGATCATAGCCCAATGTTTTCAACTCCTTTCCTTCTCTTTGGCATGCTAATCAAAGCCGTTGCTTCCACGCAAATTAAATTGGATTTACTTGATCAGAGACCTCTATCAGAACTCTAG